From the Quercus lobata isolate SW786 chromosome 6, ValleyOak3.0 Primary Assembly, whole genome shotgun sequence genome, one window contains:
- the LOC115994054 gene encoding uncharacterized protein LOC115994054, whose product MGFGIGALRTLIRPLSRTLTSRSSTTTPFSSTFTSPKSVLHREAPFPWFPIANHLHSLTDTRFPKRRPMDKPRRKRASTKPPGPYAWVQYTPGEPILPNRPNEGSVKRRNEKKRLRQRRAFILAEKKKRKAQLQEANRKKNIKRVERKMAAVARERAWAQRLAELQQLEEEKKKSMA is encoded by the exons atgGGATTTGGAATTGGAGCTCTAAGAACCCTAATTCGACCGTTATCAAGAACCCTAACTTCCCGATCCTCCACTACGACACCGTTTTCTTCCACATTCACATCCCCTAAATCCGTACTTCACCGCGAAGCCCCATTTCCATGGTTTCCGATCGCCAACCATTTGCACAGCTTGACAGACACTCGGTTCCCAAAGAGACGGCCCATGGATAAGCCTCGCCGCAAAAGAGCCAGCACAAAACCACCAG GGCCGTATGCTTGGGTTCAGTACACACCAGGCGAGCCCATACTTCCCAATAGACCCAATGAAGGAAGTGTCAAAAGAAGGAATGAGAAAAAACGTTTGAGGCAGCGTCGTGCTTTTATATTG GCAGAAAAAAAGAAACGGAAGGCTCAGTTGCAGGAGGCTAATAGGAAGAAGAACATAAAGAGGGTAGAGCGTAAAATGGCTGCTGTGGCAAGGGAAAGAGCATGGGCTCAAAGACTGGCAGAACTGCAGCAGCttgaggaagagaagaaaaaatccATGGCTTAA
- the LOC115950626 gene encoding thioredoxin H-type produces the protein MAAEEGQVIGCHTVEAWNEQLQKGNENKKLIVVDFTASWCGPCRFIAPFLAELAKKLPNVTFLKVDVDELKSVAQDWAVEAMPTFMFLKEGKIMDKVVGAKKDELQQTIAKHLATATA, from the exons atggcAGCAGAGGAGGGACAAGTGATCGGTTGCCACACCGTCGAGGCCTGGAACGAGCAGCTCCAGAAGGGCAATGAAAACAAGAAACTG ATAGTTGTGGATTTCACTGCTTCCTGGTGTGGACCATGTCGCTTCATTGCACCATTCCTGGCAGAGCTGGCTAAGAAATTGCCAAATGTCACATTTCTTAAAGTGGATGTGGATGAGCTGAAG TCGGTTGCTCAAGATTGGGCCGTGGAGGCAATGCCAACATTCATGTTCCTGAAAGAGGGAAAGATTATGGACAAGGTGGTGGGAGCAAAGAAAGATGAACTGCAGCAGACTATTGCAAAGCACTTGGCCACTGCCACTGCTTAA
- the LOC115950625 gene encoding beta-galactosidase 3-like has translation MEINSVSKLFFLFGLAWFIGFFQLIQCSVTYDRKAIIINGQRRILFSGSIHYPRSTPEMWEDLIQKAKDGGLDVVETYIFWNVHEPSPGNYNFEGRYDLVRFIKTIQKAGLYAHIRIGPYVCAEWNFGGFPVWLKYVPGISFRTDNEPFKRAMQRFTEKIVGLMKSENLFESQGGPIILSQIENEYGVQSKLFGAAGYNYMSWAAKMAVDLGTGVPWVMCKEEDAPDPVINTCNGFYCDTFSPNKPYKPTIWTEAWSGWFTEFGGPIHQRPVEDLAFAVARFIQKGGSFINYYMYHGGTNFGRTAGGPFISTSYDYDAPLDEYGLIRQPKYGHLKELHRAIKMSERALVSSDPIVTSLGSFQQAHVYSSESGDCAAFLSNYDTKSAARVLFNNMHYNLPPWSISILPDCRNVVFNTAKVGVQTTQMEMLPTNADMLSWESYDEDITSLDDSSTITAPGLLEQINVTRDTSDYLWYITSVEIGQSESFLRGGELPTLIVQSTGHAVHVFINGQLSGSAFGTRENRRFTYIGKVNLQAGTNRIALLSVAVGLPNVGGHFETWNTGILGPVALHGLDQGKWDLSWQKWTYQVGLKGEAMNLVSTNGFSSVEWIRGSLAAQKQQPLTWHKAYFDAPEGDEPLALDMEGMGKGQIWINGQSIGRYWTAYASGNCNGCNYAGGYRPPKCQLGCGQPTQKWYHVPRSWLKPTQNLLVIFEELGGDPSGISLVKRSVTSVCADVSEYHPTIKNWHIESYGKSEELHRPKVHLRCSQGQTISSIKFASFGTPLGTCGTYQQGTCHASTSYDILEKKCIGKQRCAVTISNSNFGKDPCPNVLKRLSVEAICASNPTTNWGG, from the exons ATGGAAATCAACTCAGTTTCCAAgttgttctttttatttggtttagcgTGGTTCATTGGTTTCTTCCAGCTGATTCAGTGTAGTGTGACATATGATAGGAAGGCCATTATCATAAATGGGCAAAGGAGAATTCTCTTCTCTGGCTCTATACATTACCCCAGAAGCACTCCTGAG ATGTGGGAGGATCTGATACAGAAAGCAAAAGATGGAGGTTTAGATGTGGTTGAGAcctatattttttggaatgttCATGAGCCTTCTCCTGGCAAT TACAATTTTGAAGGGAGATATGATTTGGTGAGATTCATTAAGACCATACAGAAAGCTGGGCTTTATGCTCATATTCGCATTGGACCTTATGTTTGTGCAGAGTGGAATTTTGG AGGATTTCCTGTTTGGCTCAAGTATGTCCCAGGCATCAGTTTCAGAACAGACAATGAGCCTTTCAAG AGGGCAATGCAAAGGTTCACTGAAAAGATTGTTGGACTGATGAAGAGTGAAAATCTGTTTGAGTCTCAGGGTGGACCCATCATACTCTCTCAG ATTGAGAATGAGTATGGGGTACAAAGTAAGCTATTTGGGGCTGCTGGCTACAATTATATGAGTTGGGCAGCAAAAATGGCTGTTGATTTGGGAACTGGGGTCCCCTGGGTGATGTGCAAGGAAGAAGATGCCCCAGATCCAGTG ATAAACACATGCAATGGTTTTTATTGTGATACATTCTCTCCCAACAAACCTTACAAACCCACAATATGGACAGAGGCTTGGAGTGGCTG GTTTACGGAGTTTGGTGGCCCAATCCACCAGCGACCTGTCGAGGATTTGGCATTCGCAGTTGCTCGATTCATACAGAAAGGAGGATCTTTTATTAACTACTACATG TACCATGGAGGGACTAATTTTGGACGCACAGCTGGGGGCCCTTTCATCTCAACAAGCTATGACTACGATGCTCCATTAGATGAATATG GTCTGATTAGGCAACCAAAGTATGGTCATCTAAAGGAGCTTCATAGAGCCATTAAGATGTCTGAGCGAGCTTTGGTTTCATCCGATCCTATTgtcacttcattagggagcttTCAACAG GCTCACGTATACTCATCAGAATCAGGAGATTGTGCAGCTTTTCTCTCCAACTATGACACAAAGTCAGCTGCAAGAGTGCTGTTCAATAACATGCACTATAATTTGCCTCCTTGGTCCATCAGCATCCTTCCTGATTGCAGAAATGTAGTCTTTAATACTGCAAAG GTTGGAGTTCAAACAACACAAATGGAAATGTTGCCAACAAATGCTGATATGCTCTCATGGGAAAGCTATGATGAAGACATTACTTCTCTGGATGACAGCTCAACAATCACTGCTCCTGGTCTCTTGGAACAGATAAATGTCACAAGGGACACTAGCGACTACCTGTGGTACATAACTAG TGTTGAAATTGGCCAATCTGAATCCTTCCTGCGTGGAGGTGAACTCCCAACTCTCATTGTTCAATCAACAGGCCATGCTGTGCATGTCTTTATTAATGGACAGCTTTCAG GCTCTGCATTTGGGACAAGGGAGAATAGGAGATTCACTTATATTGGCAAGGTCAATCTGCAGGCTGGAACAAACAGAATTGCGCTACTGAGCGTTGCTGTTGGTTTGCCG AATGTGGGTGGCCACTTTGAGACCTGGAACACAGGAATCCTTGGACCAGTTGCACTGCATGGACTTGACCAGGGAAAGTGGGACTTGTCCTGGCAGAAATGGACCTACCAG GTAGGTCTAAAAGGAGAAGCCATGAACCTTGTTTCTACAAATGGTTTTTCATCTGTTGAATGGATTCGGGGATCATTAGCCGCACAGAAGCAACAGCCATTGACCTGGCATAAG GCATATTTCGATGCACCTGAAGGAGATGAACCCCTGGCCTTGGACATGGAGGGTATGGGGAAAGGTCAAATATGGATTAATGGGCAGAGCATTGGGAGATACTGGACTGCATATGCTAGTGGTAACTGCAACGGGTGCAATTATGCTGGAGGGTATCGACCTCCAAAGTGTCAGCTTGGTTGTGGCCAACCCACCCAGAAATG GTACCATGTGCCTAGGTCTTGGTTGAAGCCAACACAAAATCTTTTGGTGATCTTTGAGGAACTTGGGGGAGATCCCTCAGGGATTTCTCTCGTGAAGAGATCGGTAACCAGTGTTTGTGCTGATGTCTCTGAGTACCACCCAACCATTAAGAACTGGCACATCGAAAGCTATGGAAAATCAGAAGAGCTCCACAGGCCTAAGGTTCACCTGCGATGTAGTCAGGGGCAGACCATATCTTCCATTAAATTTGCCAGCTTTGGAACTCCTTTAGGAACTTGTGGGACTTACCAGCAAGGAACATGCCATGCCTCTACCTCATACGATATCTTAGAGAAG AAGTGTATAGGGAAGCAGAGATGTGCGGTCACCATATCCAACAGCAACTTTGGGAAAGATCCATGTCCAAATGTGTTGAAGAGGTTATCAGTGGAAGCTATTTGTGCTTCTAACCCAACTACAAATTGGGGCGGTTAA